A single window of Pyrus communis chromosome 10, drPyrComm1.1, whole genome shotgun sequence DNA harbors:
- the LOC137746505 gene encoding LOB domain-containing protein 30: protein MNPTNPNGGDGSGGGSSSSGGGGTGSGSPCGACKFLRRKCVPGCIFAPYFDSEQGAAHFAAVHKVFGASNVSKLLLHIPVHKRLDAVVTICYEAQARLRDPVYGCVAHIFALQQQVVNLQAELSYLQAHLATMELPSPPPPPPPPSAAALITPPQFSISDLPSAVSSMPASYDLSSLFEPMVMQPWAMQQRALHDPRHHHQFGGGSSGPGSPAGGGGGDLQSLARELLHRHSSSPSPGSVPCSEGSPSHSHPK from the exons ATGAATCCAACAAACCCTAATGGTGGTGATGGTAGTGGTGGAGGGAGCAGTAGTAGTGGTGGTGGCGGTACCGGCAGCGGCAGTCCATGTGGCGCGTGCAAATTTTTGAGGAGGAAGTGTGTGCCAGGGTGCATATTTGCACCCTACTTTGATTCGGAGCAAGGCGCAGCTCATTTTGCGGCGGTGCACAAGGTTTTCGGAGCCAGCAATGTCTCCAAGCTTCTTCTTCATATTCCAGTACATAAGCGGCTCGACGCCGTTGTCACCATATGTTACGAGGCTCAAGCCCGCCTTAGAGATCCAGTCTACGGCTGTGTTGCTCACATATTCGCTCTCCAACAACAG GTGGTGAATCTGCAAGCTGAGCTCTCATACTTACAAGCCCACCTAGCGACAATGGAGCTTccatcaccaccacctccaccccCTCCACCATCAGCAGCAGCACTCATTACCCCACCTCAATTCTCCATCTCAGACCTTCCATCAGCAGTCTCCTCCATGCCCGCTTCATACGATTTGTCCTCACTTTTCGAACCCATGGTCATGCAACCTTGGGCCATGCAACAGCGTGCGCTGCATGACCCGCGTCACCATCATCAATTCGGAGGCGGCAGTAGCGGTCCGGGTTCACCAGctggcggtggtggtggagatCTTCAAAGTTTGGCTCGTGAACTACTTCATAGGCATAGCTCATCTCCATCACCTGGGTCTGTACCGTGCTCTGAGGGTTCACCATCTCATTCTCACCCCAAATGA